The Chloroflexota bacterium DNA segment GAAGGCAATCCCGCCGGAGACGCTTCCGCTTTTCGCGGCCATCCGCCGCGTCTCCACCTTCTACCGCGCCTCGCCGTAGGGCGGGCAGGCTGTCTCTCCACCCCAGAGCCCACCTGGGGCGGCTGTACCGCTATAATTGAGGAAGGCTGGAGACTCGATGAAATACACCGTCATCATTGAAAAAGGCCGCGAGTCCGGCTACATCGCCTACGCCCCCGCCTTGAAGGGCTGTGTCTCCCAAGGGCCGACAAAAGCAGCCGCCCGGCGAAACATCCGCGAAGCCATCGAGGCCTACATCGAAGCCCTCATCGCTGACGGTCTGCCCGTTCCTCAGGAAAACAAGGTGCCGACTTTGATGACCGTCAAGGTCTAGCCGATCTTTCGCGCCCTCGAGGCCGCCGATCTCGCCTCTGCCATCAGAACCTGTCCTTGAGTTGTCGAAGGGGCAACTAGTACCACACCGTCCGGGAAAAACCGAGACCGACGCGGCAGGGGCACCCTCTTTCTCTGACATTGCCACCTTGCCTCCTTGGGTAATGTTGCAGTAGCCTAAGCACGCTTTTAGATATACCCTCTGTCTTTTGCATATTGGACAAAGCATTTCCCTCATGAAAGTTAGCCAGAAAAGCCTGTTCGAGAAGCTACTCAGCGTCCAAGCTGAGGAAATTGAGTTCGAATTACACGGCCATCATCCGGTGGCCTGGTGCGAATTTTGGTTGAACCCACGTCGCCTGAGAGGCAGCGACTTTCTTATGCGCTGGTCGCAGGGCCATTGGAGTGAGGAACGCCTTATCGAAGCCGTAAATAACACTTCCCGATTCTTTGCCGTCCCATACGGCCCGAGCGGTGTCGCTCCGGATGATGTTCGCGAATTTGAATTGTATTTCGAACGACTAGATGCCGCAGGTCTTGGCAATGCAAAACGTCCTGACCTCTTAGTCTTCAAGAAATCAGACCAATCGAAGGTAAAAGAAGCCATAGCTGAGCTCGGCGGCCTCACCGAACTGCCGTTTTCGTCCGAAGAAGCGCCGCCAATGAAACTACTGCTATCTCACGCCGTCATCGCTGTTGAATGCGAGAACAGCTTATGGATCGCTAAGAAAATGCCCGATTACGGAACAACCCTGACACCCCAAAAGCGTCTCGGTGGCAGAAATGGACTTAAGAAAACCGCCGTCGTTCCTACGATCATTATCAAAGATGAGGACATCGAAGCACTCAGCAGTTGGCAGAAGCGTGCTGGGGTACCTAGAGGTGGTTCCGGAAAACTAGACAGCGGGGATAAGTGGAATCGCTGCCTGAAGATGGCATGATGAGGCCATCGGAACAAGGAGCGAGAGATGAGCAGACGTCCCCGTCGGAACCATTCGGCAGAGTTCAAGGCGAGGGTGGCGCTGGCGGCGGTCCGCGGCGAGAAGACCCTGGCGGAGCTGGCAACCCAGTTCGACGTGCACCCGAACCAGATCACCCAGTGGAAGGCGCAGCTGCTGGAGCGGGCGGCGGAGGTGTTCGGCGATGGGCCAGGGCCGAAGGAGAAGCCCGTGGACCTGAAGGCGCTGCACGCCAAGATCGGTGAGCTGGCGCTGGAGAACGATTTTTTAGGAGCCGCGCTCAGCAAGGCCGGCCTGCTGGACGCACGGCGATGATTGACCGTACCCACGCCCTGCCCGTCGTCCGCCAGGCGAGATCCCTCGGCATCAGCCGCGCCTGCGTCTACTACCGGCCCCGGCCGGTGAGCGCTGCCGATCTCGGCCTCATGCGCCGCATGGACGAACTGCACCTGGAACACCCCTTTGCGGGCAGCAGGATGCTGCGCGACATGCTGCGGCGGGAGGGCCTGCGCCCTGGACGCAGGCATGTTGCCTCGCTGATGCGCCGCATGGGCATCGAGGCGCTCTAACGGAG contains these protein-coding regions:
- a CDS encoding type II toxin-antitoxin system HicB family antitoxin; this translates as MKYTVIIEKGRESGYIAYAPALKGCVSQGPTKAAARRNIREAIEAYIEALIADGLPVPQENKVPTLMTVKV
- a CDS encoding AccI family restriction endonuclease, which encodes MKVSQKSLFEKLLSVQAEEIEFELHGHHPVAWCEFWLNPRRLRGSDFLMRWSQGHWSEERLIEAVNNTSRFFAVPYGPSGVAPDDVREFELYFERLDAAGLGNAKRPDLLVFKKSDQSKVKEAIAELGGLTELPFSSEEAPPMKLLLSHAVIAVECENSLWIAKKMPDYGTTLTPQKRLGGRNGLKKTAVVPTIIIKDEDIEALSSWQKRAGVPRGGSGKLDSGDKWNRCLKMA